One region of Trinickia violacea genomic DNA includes:
- a CDS encoding replication-associated recombination protein A — MSDLFQVEPRRPLAEALRPKTLDEVIGQTHLLGEGKPLQLAFASGKPHSMILWGPPGVGKTTLARLTAMAFDCEFIALSAVLGGVKDIRESMDRAQQNLNTRGKHTILFVDEIHRFNKGQQDALLPFVESGLVTFIGATTENPSFEVNSALLSRAQVYVLKSLSDDEMRQLLRRAQEVALDGLVFEELAVDTLIGYADGDARRFLNLLEQAQTAALSSKKMHIDADFVANAMTLNARRFDKGGENFYDQISALHKSVRGSHPDAALYWFCRMIDGGADPKYLSRRIVRMAWEDIGLADPRAMQIANDAAATFERLGSPEGELALGQAVIYLACAAKSNAGYNAFNQAMAFVKQDKSREVPVHLRNAPTRLMKELGYGREYRYAHDEPNAYAAGETYLPEGMREPGWYEPVPRGLETKIAEKLAWLRDLDKKARESE, encoded by the coding sequence ATGTCGGATCTCTTCCAAGTCGAGCCGCGCCGGCCGCTAGCGGAGGCGCTGCGGCCGAAGACACTCGACGAGGTCATCGGTCAAACCCACTTGCTCGGCGAGGGCAAGCCGCTGCAGCTCGCGTTCGCATCGGGCAAGCCGCATTCGATGATCCTGTGGGGGCCGCCGGGCGTCGGCAAGACGACGTTGGCGCGGCTCACCGCGATGGCGTTCGATTGCGAGTTCATTGCGCTGTCGGCTGTGCTCGGCGGGGTCAAGGACATCCGTGAATCGATGGACCGCGCGCAGCAGAATCTGAATACGCGCGGCAAGCACACGATTCTGTTCGTCGACGAAATTCACCGGTTCAACAAAGGGCAGCAGGATGCGCTCTTGCCGTTCGTCGAATCGGGTCTCGTGACCTTCATCGGCGCGACGACCGAAAACCCGAGCTTCGAGGTGAACTCGGCGTTGCTTTCGCGTGCGCAGGTCTATGTGCTCAAGTCGCTCAGCGATGACGAGATGCGGCAGTTATTGCGTCGTGCGCAGGAAGTCGCTCTCGACGGTCTGGTCTTCGAGGAGCTGGCCGTCGATACGCTGATCGGCTACGCCGACGGCGACGCGCGGCGCTTCCTGAACCTGCTCGAGCAGGCGCAGACGGCGGCGCTGTCGTCGAAGAAGATGCATATCGACGCCGACTTCGTCGCGAATGCGATGACGTTGAATGCGCGCCGCTTCGACAAGGGCGGCGAGAACTTCTACGACCAGATTTCGGCGCTGCACAAGTCGGTGCGCGGCTCGCATCCGGATGCGGCGCTTTACTGGTTCTGCCGGATGATCGACGGCGGCGCGGACCCGAAGTACCTCTCGCGCCGCATCGTCAGGATGGCGTGGGAGGACATCGGCCTCGCCGACCCGCGCGCGATGCAGATCGCCAACGACGCCGCCGCGACCTTCGAGCGCCTCGGCTCGCCCGAGGGCGAGCTGGCGCTCGGCCAGGCCGTGATTTACCTCGCGTGCGCGGCGAAGAGCAACGCCGGGTATAACGCGTTCAATCAGGCGATGGCGTTCGTGAAGCAGGACAAGTCGCGCGAGGTGCCGGTTCATTTGCGCAACGCGCCGACCCGCTTGATGAAGGAGCTCGGCTACGGCCGCGAATATCGCTACGCGCACGACGAGCCGAATGCTTATGCCGCCGGCGAGACCTATCTGCCCGAAGGCATGCGCGAGCCGGGCTGGTACGAGCCGGTCCCGCGCGGGCTCGAAACGAAGATCGCCGAGAAGCTCGCCTGGTTGCGCGACCTCGACAAGAAGGCGAGGGAGTCCGAGTAG
- the lolA gene encoding outer membrane lipoprotein chaperone LolA: protein MRRPLLRSAARLASIAVIGASMFAASQAFASGTEQLKAFVSQVKSARGDFVQKQVKAPSKAQGASSDMAMPNITSTSSGTFLFARPGKFIWSYEKPYEQVLQADGDNLYVYDKDLNQVTVRKLGGALGASPAAILFGSNDLDKNFTLKDAGVKDGIDWLELTPKSKDTQFQRVGIGFRDGNLEAMELHDVFGNVTLLTFSNIQKNPPLKADTFKFVVPKGADVLNG from the coding sequence ATGCGCCGCCCGCTGCTGCGCTCGGCGGCGCGCCTCGCGAGCATCGCCGTGATCGGCGCGTCGATGTTCGCCGCGTCGCAGGCGTTCGCGAGCGGCACCGAGCAATTGAAGGCGTTCGTGTCGCAAGTCAAATCGGCGCGCGGCGATTTCGTGCAGAAGCAGGTGAAGGCACCGAGCAAGGCGCAGGGCGCAAGCAGCGACATGGCGATGCCGAACATCACGAGCACCTCGAGTGGCACGTTCTTGTTCGCGCGTCCCGGCAAGTTCATCTGGTCGTATGAGAAGCCGTATGAACAAGTGCTGCAAGCCGATGGCGACAACCTTTACGTCTACGACAAGGACCTGAACCAGGTCACGGTGCGCAAGCTCGGTGGCGCGCTCGGCGCGAGCCCGGCGGCGATCTTGTTCGGCAGCAACGATCTCGACAAGAACTTCACGCTCAAGGACGCCGGCGTGAAGGACGGCATCGACTGGCTCGAGCTGACGCCGAAGTCGAAGGACACGCAATTCCAGCGCGTGGGCATCGGCTTTCGCGACGGCAACCTCGAAGCGATGGAGTTGCACGACGTGTTCGGCAACGTGACGCTGCTCACGTTCTCGAACATCCAGAAGAACCCGCCGCTCAAGGCCGATACGTTCAAGTTCGTCGTGCCGAAGGGCGCGGACGTGTTGAACGGTTGA
- a CDS encoding DNA translocase FtsK, which yields MAKAPYSANAQALPHRMSRLFTEIRWILQVALGVFLLMALVSYSRHDPSWTHAAQVDRINNWAGRVGAWTSDILLLLFGLSAYWWVVLLARHISANYRRITRSEAPDEDAPRDTSTWITEGFAFVIVLLACDGIEALRMWSLKVQLPRAPGGVVGEAVAHGVSHALGFTGGTLALLVALGIGLSLYFRFSWLSVAEKVGDAIISAVTLAKLRRETVRDRKLGEAAAVKREGKVEQGRVRIEEHEPVTIVPPVVTPAKSERVEKEKQVPLFTDLPGDSTLPPIALLDPAPPAQETISADTLEFTSRLIEKKLKDFGVEVSVVAAYPGPVVTRYEIEPATGVKGSQIVNLAKDLARSLSLVSIRVVETIPGKNYMALELPNQRRQTVRLSEILGSEVYAAASSALTMGLGKDIGGKPVCADLAKMPHLLVAGTTGSGKSVGINAMILSLLYKASADQVRMILIDPKMLEMSVYEGIPHLLCPVVTDMRQAGHALNWAVAEMERRYKLMSKLGVRNLAGYNNKIDDAGKREEKIPNPFSLTPEDPEPLARLPNIVVVIDELADLMMVVGKKVEELIARIAQKARAAGIHLILATQRPSVDVITGLIKANVPTRMAFQVSSKIDSRTILDQQGAESLLGMGDMLYLPPGSGLPVRVHGAFVSDEEVHRVVEKLKEQGEPNYIEGILEGGVAGEGDEGSAGAGAGGEESDPLYDQAVEVVIKNRRASISLVQRHLRIGYNRAARLLEQMEQSGLVSTMSSNGNREILVPARETD from the coding sequence ATGGCCAAAGCTCCCTATTCCGCGAACGCGCAGGCATTGCCGCATCGCATGTCGCGCCTCTTCACCGAAATTCGCTGGATATTGCAGGTCGCGCTCGGCGTGTTCCTGCTGATGGCGCTCGTCAGCTACAGCCGCCACGACCCGAGTTGGACCCACGCGGCGCAGGTCGACCGCATCAATAACTGGGCGGGGCGCGTCGGCGCCTGGACGTCCGACATCCTGCTCCTCTTGTTCGGGTTGTCAGCCTACTGGTGGGTCGTGCTGCTCGCCCGCCACATTTCCGCGAACTACCGCCGTATCACGCGCAGCGAGGCGCCCGACGAGGACGCGCCGCGCGATACGTCGACGTGGATCACCGAAGGCTTCGCGTTCGTGATCGTGCTGCTCGCCTGCGACGGCATCGAGGCATTGCGCATGTGGTCGCTGAAAGTGCAGTTGCCGCGTGCGCCGGGCGGCGTGGTCGGCGAGGCGGTCGCACACGGCGTGTCGCATGCGCTCGGCTTCACGGGCGGCACGCTCGCGCTGCTGGTGGCGCTTGGCATCGGCTTGTCGCTGTACTTCCGGTTTTCGTGGCTGTCGGTGGCCGAGAAGGTCGGCGACGCGATCATCTCGGCGGTCACGCTTGCGAAGCTGCGCCGCGAGACGGTGCGCGACCGCAAGCTCGGCGAGGCCGCCGCGGTCAAGCGCGAGGGCAAGGTCGAGCAGGGTCGCGTGCGGATCGAAGAGCACGAGCCCGTCACGATCGTGCCGCCGGTCGTCACGCCGGCGAAGTCGGAGCGCGTCGAGAAGGAGAAGCAGGTGCCGCTCTTCACGGACCTGCCCGGCGATTCGACGCTGCCGCCGATCGCGCTGCTCGACCCCGCGCCGCCCGCCCAGGAAACGATTTCCGCCGATACGCTCGAATTCACGTCGCGTCTCATCGAAAAGAAGCTCAAGGATTTCGGCGTCGAGGTGAGCGTCGTGGCGGCGTATCCGGGGCCGGTCGTCACGCGCTACGAGATCGAGCCGGCCACCGGCGTGAAGGGCAGCCAGATCGTCAATCTCGCGAAGGATCTCGCGCGCTCGCTCTCGCTCGTGTCGATTCGCGTCGTCGAGACGATTCCCGGCAAGAACTACATGGCGCTCGAGCTGCCGAACCAGCGGCGTCAGACGGTGCGTCTCTCCGAAATTCTCGGCTCCGAGGTGTATGCAGCGGCATCGTCGGCGCTCACGATGGGTCTCGGCAAGGACATCGGCGGCAAGCCCGTGTGCGCCGATCTCGCGAAGATGCCGCACTTGCTCGTCGCGGGCACGACCGGCTCGGGCAAGTCGGTCGGCATCAACGCGATGATTCTCTCGCTGCTCTACAAGGCGAGCGCCGACCAGGTCCGGATGATCCTGATCGATCCGAAGATGCTCGAAATGAGCGTCTACGAAGGCATTCCGCACTTGCTGTGCCCCGTCGTCACCGACATGCGCCAGGCCGGCCATGCGCTCAACTGGGCGGTCGCCGAAATGGAGCGCCGCTACAAGCTGATGAGCAAGCTCGGCGTGCGCAATCTCGCGGGCTACAACAACAAGATCGACGATGCAGGCAAGCGCGAGGAAAAGATTCCGAATCCGTTCAGCCTGACGCCGGAAGATCCGGAGCCGCTCGCGCGCCTGCCGAACATCGTCGTCGTGATCGACGAGCTCGCCGACCTGATGATGGTGGTCGGCAAGAAGGTCGAAGAGCTGATCGCGCGGATCGCGCAAAAGGCGCGCGCGGCCGGCATCCACTTGATCCTGGCGACACAGCGTCCGTCGGTCGACGTGATCACCGGGCTCATCAAGGCCAACGTGCCGACGCGCATGGCGTTCCAGGTATCGTCGAAGATCGATTCGCGCACGATCCTCGACCAGCAAGGCGCCGAGTCGCTGCTCGGTATGGGCGACATGCTCTACCTGCCGCCGGGCTCGGGCTTGCCGGTGCGCGTGCACGGCGCGTTCGTCTCGGACGAGGAAGTGCATCGCGTCGTCGAGAAGCTCAAGGAGCAGGGCGAGCCGAATTACATCGAAGGCATTCTCGAGGGCGGCGTCGCCGGCGAAGGCGACGAAGGCTCGGCCGGCGCCGGGGCCGGCGGCGAAGAGTCGGACCCGCTCTACGATCAGGCGGTCGAAGTCGTCATCAAGAATCGCCGTGCGTCGATCTCGCTCGTGCAGCGGCACCTGCGGATCGGCTATAACCGCGCGGCGCGGCTGCTCGAGCAGATGGAGCAGTCGGGGCTCGTTTCGACGATGTCGTCGAACGGCAACCGCGAAATTCTCGTGCCGGCGCGCGAAACCGATTAA
- the trxB gene encoding thioredoxin-disulfide reductase yields MSNRKHAKVLILGSGPAGYTAAVYAARANLSPVLVTGLAQGGQLMTTTDVENWPADANGVQGPELMQRFLDHAERFNTEILFDHIHTAKLDEKPIRLIGDSGEYTCDSLIIATGASAQYLGLPSEERFSGRGVSACATCDGFFYKNQHVAVVGGGNTAVEEALYLAGIAKKVTVIHRRDKFRAEPILIDRLLEKEKEGVVEIKWNHVLDEVKGDDSGVNGLRIKDVKSGEMADLDLQGVFIAIGHKPNTDIFAGQLEMKNGYIITNGGFSGNATATSVPGVFAAGDVQDHVYRQAITSAGTGCMAALDAQRYLESIHEVTQEHVMSHEADR; encoded by the coding sequence ATGTCCAACCGCAAACACGCCAAAGTTCTAATTCTCGGTTCCGGCCCCGCCGGCTACACCGCTGCCGTCTATGCGGCACGCGCCAACCTGTCGCCGGTGCTCGTCACGGGCCTCGCGCAAGGCGGCCAGCTGATGACGACGACCGACGTCGAAAACTGGCCCGCGGACGCGAACGGCGTGCAAGGCCCCGAGCTGATGCAGCGTTTCCTCGACCACGCCGAGCGCTTCAACACCGAGATCCTCTTCGATCACATCCATACGGCGAAGCTCGACGAAAAGCCGATCCGCCTGATCGGCGACTCCGGCGAGTACACCTGCGATTCGCTGATCATCGCGACCGGCGCCTCGGCGCAGTATCTCGGCCTGCCGTCCGAAGAGCGGTTCAGCGGCCGCGGCGTGTCGGCCTGCGCAACCTGCGACGGCTTCTTCTATAAGAACCAGCACGTGGCCGTGGTCGGCGGCGGCAATACGGCGGTCGAAGAAGCGCTGTATCTGGCCGGCATCGCGAAGAAAGTGACCGTGATCCACCGCCGCGACAAGTTCCGCGCCGAGCCGATCCTGATCGACCGCCTGCTCGAGAAGGAGAAGGAAGGCGTCGTCGAGATCAAGTGGAATCACGTGCTCGACGAAGTGAAGGGCGACGATTCCGGCGTCAACGGCCTGCGCATCAAGGACGTGAAGTCGGGCGAGATGGCCGATCTCGATCTGCAGGGCGTGTTCATCGCGATCGGCCATAAGCCGAACACCGATATCTTCGCCGGCCAGCTCGAGATGAAGAACGGCTACATCATCACGAACGGCGGCTTCAGCGGCAACGCGACGGCGACGAGCGTGCCGGGCGTGTTCGCCGCGGGCGACGTGCAAGACCACGTGTACCGTCAGGCGATCACGAGCGCCGGCACGGGCTGCATGGCCGCGCTCGACGCGCAGCGCTACCTCGAGAGCATCCACGAGGTGACGCAGGAACACGTGATGAGCCACGAGGCCGACCGGTAA
- a CDS encoding Smr/MutS family protein: MAKNLPHPSEPKKPRAAAEKTAPAPAAPQPSPAPARGAGLAGLGALRDALKGDAARRERERVAAAQTAREAAADANLFRREIGEVAPLKAPARAPSVRTPPLPLPVQTQRDEEAVLHEAISDEFDPEVLLDTDESLSYCRPGVSQEVVKKLRRGDWIVQAQLDLHGMRRDEAREALAEFIRESGKRGLRCLRVIHGKGLGSIGKEPVLKGKVRAWLVQKAEVIAFCQARPHDGGAGAVLVLLQPAGATSAPVGARSDRGERGAS, translated from the coding sequence ATGGCCAAGAACCTACCTCACCCGAGCGAGCCGAAGAAACCGCGCGCGGCCGCCGAAAAAACGGCCCCCGCTCCGGCGGCGCCCCAGCCGTCGCCCGCCCCCGCGCGCGGCGCCGGCCTCGCCGGACTCGGCGCGTTGCGCGACGCGCTCAAAGGCGACGCCGCCAGGCGCGAACGCGAACGGGTCGCCGCGGCCCAGACCGCGCGCGAGGCCGCCGCGGACGCCAATCTGTTTCGCCGCGAAATCGGCGAAGTCGCCCCGCTGAAAGCGCCGGCGCGCGCCCCGAGCGTACGCACGCCGCCTCTCCCGCTTCCGGTCCAAACACAGCGCGACGAAGAAGCCGTGCTGCACGAAGCGATCTCCGACGAGTTCGACCCGGAAGTCCTGCTCGATACCGACGAATCTCTTTCCTACTGCCGCCCGGGCGTGAGCCAAGAGGTCGTGAAGAAACTGCGGCGCGGCGACTGGATCGTGCAAGCGCAGCTCGATTTGCACGGCATGCGCCGCGACGAGGCGCGCGAGGCGCTGGCGGAATTCATCCGCGAATCGGGCAAGCGCGGCCTGCGATGCCTGCGCGTCATTCACGGCAAGGGCCTGGGCTCGATCGGCAAAGAGCCGGTGCTCAAAGGCAAAGTGCGGGCGTGGCTCGTGCAGAAGGCCGAAGTGATCGCGTTCTGTCAGGCGCGGCCGCACGACGGCGGCGCGGGCGCCGTACTCGTGCTGCTGCAGCCGGCGGGCGCAACCAGCGCGCCGGTCGGCGCCCGCTCCGACCGGGGGGAGCGCGGTGCATCCTAG
- a CDS encoding trimeric intracellular cation channel family protein yields MHPRLTLAVSIMETIAILAYAASGFIEARKRRLDPIGTFLVALATAFGGGTARDIMLERRPFYWVEHQEYVIVIFVASFFAPYVLRLISQVISDRALLIADAIGLGLFSVAGTSIALDAQMPAFISVLMGVTTGVFGGLIRDVLCNEVPLLLRDSRPYATCAFVGCWLYLLLNQLNVDSIYSVLIATGFILVARLVTYKFDVRLPH; encoded by the coding sequence GTGCATCCTAGGCTGACACTTGCGGTCTCCATCATGGAGACCATCGCCATCCTCGCCTATGCCGCCTCCGGTTTCATCGAAGCACGCAAGCGCCGTCTCGACCCGATTGGCACGTTTCTCGTCGCGCTGGCCACCGCGTTCGGCGGCGGCACCGCGCGCGACATCATGCTCGAACGCCGTCCGTTCTATTGGGTCGAGCATCAGGAATACGTGATCGTCATTTTCGTGGCGTCGTTCTTTGCGCCGTACGTGCTGCGTCTGATCTCGCAGGTGATCTCGGACCGCGCGCTCCTGATCGCGGACGCCATCGGGCTCGGGCTTTTCAGCGTCGCCGGCACGTCGATCGCGCTCGACGCGCAAATGCCCGCGTTCATCTCGGTGCTGATGGGCGTGACGACGGGTGTGTTCGGCGGGCTCATCCGCGACGTCCTGTGCAACGAAGTGCCGCTCCTCCTGCGCGATTCGCGCCCTTACGCGACCTGCGCGTTCGTCGGATGCTGGCTGTATCTGCTGCTCAATCAGCTCAATGTCGATTCGATTTATAGCGTGCTGATCGCGACCGGCTTCATTCTCGTGGCCCGGCTCGTCACCTACAAGTTCGACGTGCGCCTGCCGCACTGA